One window from the genome of Megalobrama amblycephala isolate DHTTF-2021 linkage group LG4, ASM1881202v1, whole genome shotgun sequence encodes:
- the ptar1 gene encoding protein prenyltransferase alpha subunit repeat-containing protein 1, with the protein MAESEEEVDVLVQRVVKDINNAFKRNPNIDEIGLIPCPEARYNRSPIVLVENKLGVESWCVKFLLPYVHNKLLLYRQRKQWLDREALVDITCTLLLLNPDFTTAWNVRKELLQCGVLNPEKDLYLGKLALSKHPKSPETWIHRRWVLQRLQKECSSSGQELKDQAEPRGDAVRRRQCERLQRVLQEEMRVCTDAAGRYPSNYNAWSHRIWVLQNMAKGNLKVLHDELSSTRLWVSMHVSDHSGFHYRQHLLKALARELSQAGERDLHATQQPNGESTAGASDDNHRNDVIPQLFHQEMEFCTDLIESYPGHETLWCHRRHVFYLWHQWQREHIRRAGSQSPPLTHTDVLLSEEPCDDGSASQAMDVDCVLDGSKHGSYTQDTKRLKRGPLLPHPGLPSEHTFVSRILTGCRSPEQSRFAIAYRKWLDSVIGQ; encoded by the exons ATGGCTGAGTCGGAAGAGGAGGTGGATGTCTTGGTCCAGAGAGTTGTGAAAGATATCAATAACGCCTTTAAAAGAAACCCGAACAT TGATGAAATTGGCCTCATTCCGTGCCCCGAAGCCCGATACAACAGAAGCCCCATCGTCCTGGTGGAGAATAAGCTGGGAGTGGAGAGCTGGTGTGTCAAGTTTCTGCTGCCCTATGTGCATAATAAACTCCTGCTCTACAGGCAGAGAAAGCAGTGGCTCGACCGGGAAG CACTGGTAGATATAACCTGCACATTGCTTCTCTTAAACCCAGATTTTACCACTGCGTGGAATGTCAG GAAAGAGCTCCTCCAGTGTGGCGTGTTAAACCCAGAGAAGGACCTTTACCTGGGCAAACTAGCACTATCTAAACATCCTAAAAGCCCAGAGACATGGATACACAG GCGCTGGGTGTTGCAGCGGCTACAGAAGGAGTGCTCTTCCTCTGGACAAGAACTGAAGGATCAGGCTGAACCCAGAGGAGACGCTGTGAGGAGGAGACAGTGCGAGCGGTTGCAGAGAGTCTTGCAGGAGGAGATGAGGGTCTGTACAGATGCAGCAGGCCGTTACCCCAGCAACTACAATGCCTGGTCCCATCGCATCTGGGTATTGCAAAACATGGCTAAAGGCAATCTGAAG GTTCTGCATGATGAGCTGTCCTCCACCCGACTCTGGGTGTCCATGCACGTGTCGGATCACAGCGGCTTCCACTACCGTCAGCACCTGCTCAAAGCTCTGGCCAGGGAGCTTAGCCAGGCTGGAGAGCGGGACCTCCACGCCACCCAGCAGCCTAACGGAGAGAGCACGGCCGGAGCGTCTGATGACAATCACCGTAATGACGTCATCCCTCAGCTCTTCCATCAGGAGATGGAGTTCTGCACTGATCTCATCGAGTCATATCCGGGCCACGAGACGCTGTGGTGCCACAG GCGACATGTCTTTTACCTATGGCACCAGTGGCAGAGGGAGCACATCCGGCGGGCAGGATCGCAGTCTCCGCCTCTCACCCACACCGATGTCCTCCTCAGCGAGGAGCCCTGTGACGACGGCAGCGCCTCCCAGGCCATGGACGTTGACTGTGTTCTGGATGGGAGCAAACATGGAAGCTACACACAGGACACCAAGCGACTAAAGCGGGGACCCCTGCTTCCCCACCCCGGACTTCCCTCCGAGCACACGTTTGTCTCTAGAATCCTCACAGGCTGCAGGAGCCCTGAGCAAAGCCGCTTTGCCATTGCCTACAGAAAGTGGCTGGACTCTGTTATAGGTCAGTAG